The Helicobacter mustelae genome has a segment encoding these proteins:
- the pheA gene encoding prephenate dehydratase, with amino-acid sequence MDKIEKCRQEIDRLDARILELLDARMEAVLEIGKEKIKQGANIYRPERERAILECLHKIPTRHLNSQAIDAIFQEIFAISRNLELPEKVAFLGPVGSYTHQAAEERFGAMSRYLSMSSIYAVFSALELGHAKYGVIPLENNANGMVGDSIDLLAQSPLKIVAEIILPIHHSFASQCEDLGQIRRIYSKDIAFGQCDEFLKSHNFIDMECVPVDSTARAAQLAQKEKNSSAICSKIAAKLYNLPILFENIQNSSRNKTRFIVISDFYNSPSGKDKTSVFATLENFHEPGALLGLLQDFRDHGINLSKIDSRPIKTGEDFDFGFYIDFEGHKEDENVAALFAKRFKELKWLGSYVNTKEM; translated from the coding sequence ATGGATAAGATTGAGAAATGTCGCCAGGAAATCGATAGGCTAGATGCCAGGATTTTAGAATTGCTAGATGCGCGCATGGAGGCTGTGTTAGAGATTGGCAAAGAAAAAATCAAGCAGGGAGCAAACATCTATCGCCCCGAGAGAGAAAGGGCGATTTTGGAGTGTTTGCACAAGATCCCAACAAGACATCTCAATTCTCAGGCAATTGATGCAATTTTCCAAGAGATTTTTGCGATCTCTAGGAATCTGGAATTACCAGAAAAGGTTGCTTTTTTGGGGCCTGTGGGGAGTTATACTCATCAGGCTGCTGAAGAGAGATTTGGTGCGATGAGCAGATATTTGAGCATGAGCAGCATTTATGCAGTATTTAGCGCCCTAGAGCTTGGGCATGCAAAATATGGCGTGATCCCCCTTGAAAATAATGCCAATGGCATGGTGGGCGATAGCATTGATCTGCTCGCCCAAAGTCCCCTAAAGATCGTTGCAGAAATCATCCTGCCCATTCATCATTCCTTTGCCAGTCAGTGCGAAGATTTGGGTCAAATCCGCCGGATTTATTCTAAGGACATCGCTTTTGGGCAATGCGATGAATTTCTCAAATCTCATAATTTTATAGACATGGAATGTGTGCCTGTGGATTCCACCGCAAGGGCTGCACAACTCGCGCAAAAAGAAAAGAATTCTAGCGCGATTTGCTCAAAAATTGCTGCAAAACTCTATAATCTCCCCATTTTATTTGAAAATATCCAAAATTCCAGCCGCAACAAAACGCGCTTTATTGTTATTAGTGATTTTTATAATTCCCCTAGTGGAAAGGACAAAACCAGCGTCTTTGCGACATTGGAGAATTTCCATGAGCCAGGGGCTTTGCTTGGGCTTTTGCAGGATTTTCGTGACCATGGCATCAATCTCTCCAAAATTGATTCCCGTCCAATCAAGACGGGAGAAGACTTTGATTTTGGATTTTATATCGATTTTGAGGGGCATAAAGAAGATGAGAACGTGGCAGCACTCTTTGCAAAGCGTTTCAAGGAATTGAAATGGCTGGGAAGCTATGTGAATACAAAGGAGATGTGA
- a CDS encoding DUF2156 domain-containing protein, giving the protein MEFKEVELGDRQEILGYLGQEDFMISDISFANLYLWRKARKIAYAIVSDCLVIQTTYPGENPYYFFPIGAGDKLSSIEALRHHSSHQNQILEFHSLEKHALEFFEEHFSGQFRSTLNRDRSDYVYHIPELIALTGRKYHKKKNHLNRFLQTYPGFVYEPITAQNAPEVLEAAQKWFEDEEDPSIGLQNEHRGICDALSHWEGLGIEGGLVRVDGEIIAFSFGERISQRAAVIHIEKANPDYTGAYQIINQQFLANAFCELSYANREEDLGIEGLRKAKMSYNPAFLVDKYEILFER; this is encoded by the coding sequence ATGGAATTTAAGGAAGTAGAATTAGGGGATCGCCAGGAGATTTTAGGCTATTTGGGGCAAGAAGATTTTATGATTTCAGATATTAGCTTTGCAAATCTCTATCTCTGGCGCAAGGCTAGAAAAATCGCCTATGCAATCGTGTCTGATTGCCTGGTGATACAAACGACCTATCCCGGGGAAAATCCTTATTATTTCTTTCCCATTGGTGCGGGAGACAAACTCTCTTCTATAGAGGCACTGCGCCATCACTCATCTCATCAGAATCAGATTTTAGAATTTCACTCTTTAGAAAAGCATGCCCTGGAGTTTTTTGAGGAGCATTTTTCTGGTCAATTTCGCTCCACCCTCAATCGCGATCGCAGTGATTATGTCTATCACATTCCTGAGCTTATTGCTCTTACTGGGAGAAAATACCACAAAAAGAAAAATCACCTCAATCGGTTTTTGCAGACTTATCCAGGCTTTGTTTATGAGCCAATCACTGCGCAAAATGCGCCAGAAGTACTTGAAGCTGCGCAGAAGTGGTTTGAGGATGAGGAGGATCCTAGTATTGGCTTGCAAAATGAGCATCGAGGGATTTGTGATGCATTGAGTCATTGGGAGGGGCTTGGCATTGAGGGTGGGCTTGTTCGCGTGGATGGAGAGATTATTGCCTTTAGCTTTGGGGAGCGTATTTCTCAGAGGGCTGCAGTCATCCACATCGAGAAGGCCAATCCTGACTACACAGGCGCTTATCAAATCATCAATCAGCAATTCCTAGCAAATGCCTTTTGTGAACTCTCTTATGCCAATCGTGAAGAGGATTTAGGGATTGAGGGGCTTAGGAAGGCAAAGATGAGTTACAATCCTGCGTTTTTGGTAGATAAATACGAGATTCTCTTTGAGCGCTAA